From the Deinococcus fonticola genome, one window contains:
- a CDS encoding NAD-dependent epimerase/dehydratase family protein — protein MKVLILGGTGMLGYPIALEFLKQGHEVVAAARSAAKLGPAFDDHVKLHLLPLDTASMNELAALMSGVDVVVQAFGADDRVVPAAPALPFFQEQLGGVTERVVLAARQAGVRRVVVLGSYFVTMHRLHPDWQLAQHHPYIAARLEQEGRAFAAGEAENGLPRTDVMVLELPYIFGVTPGRTPFWKEVLFDRLKAMSFVMYPRGGSAVLTTRQVGEATLGAALRGNHRKAYAVADVNLTWNELVGLIRAELGQSTHVLNVPAFLTNLPLKQEAAKQQKEGQEGGLNLNFLARDIMHREFFVDAEKDRAILGHQPGGVPEAIRETVRASYPELNKVE, from the coding sequence ATGAAGGTCTTGATTCTGGGTGGAACGGGCATGCTGGGGTATCCCATCGCGCTGGAGTTTCTGAAGCAGGGGCATGAGGTGGTGGCCGCGGCCCGCAGCGCGGCGAAGCTGGGGCCGGCGTTCGATGACCACGTGAAACTGCACCTGCTGCCGCTGGATACGGCGAGCATGAACGAACTGGCGGCCCTGATGAGCGGCGTGGACGTGGTGGTGCAGGCCTTCGGAGCGGATGACCGCGTGGTGCCGGCGGCCCCGGCCCTGCCTTTTTTTCAGGAGCAACTGGGCGGCGTGACCGAACGCGTGGTGCTGGCGGCCCGTCAGGCGGGGGTGAGGCGCGTGGTGGTGCTGGGGTCTTACTTCGTGACCATGCACCGCCTGCACCCGGACTGGCAACTGGCGCAGCATCACCCTTACATTGCGGCCCGACTGGAGCAGGAGGGACGGGCTTTCGCGGCAGGTGAAGCCGAGAATGGCCTCCCGCGCACAGACGTGATGGTGCTGGAACTTCCGTACATTTTCGGGGTGACGCCGGGCCGCACACCGTTCTGGAAAGAAGTCCTGTTCGACCGCCTGAAAGCCATGTCCTTTGTGATGTATCCGAGGGGCGGCAGTGCCGTGCTGACCACCCGGCAGGTGGGCGAGGCCACCCTGGGCGCGGCCCTGCGCGGCAACCACCGCAAAGCCTACGCCGTGGCGGACGTGAACCTGACCTGGAACGAACTGGTGGGCCTCATTCGCGCTGAACTGGGGCAATCGACCCACGTGCTGAACGTGCCCGCGTTCCTGACCAACCTGCCGCTGAAGCAGGAAGCCGCGAAGCAGCAGAAGGAAGGCCAGGAGGGCGGCCTGAACCTGAACTTCCTGGCTCGCGACATCATGCACCGCGAGTTCTTCGTTGACGCCGAGAAAGACCGCGCGATCCTGGGGCACCAGCCCGGCGGCGTGCCCGAAGCCATCCGCGAGACGGTGCGCGCCAGTTACCCTGAACTGAATAAGGTGGAGTGA
- a CDS encoding GNAT family N-acetyltransferase — protein MQHDVTLQDGNVTLRPLAAQDIPALCAMADECADELRQMGTLPNTPAYYQTALDAPNQMPFVLLVDGELAGTTRYGDLRSQDSGLEIGWTWLHPRHMRTGVNPRMKRLLLAHAFEQMHMERVQLKTDIRNIRSQGAIAKLGATREGVLRSHMRRPDGTMRDTVMFSITRKEWPAVKARLT, from the coding sequence ATGCAGCACGACGTGACCCTTCAGGACGGCAACGTGACCCTGCGCCCCCTCGCCGCGCAGGACATCCCCGCCCTGTGCGCCATGGCCGACGAGTGCGCCGACGAACTGCGCCAGATGGGCACGCTGCCCAACACGCCCGCGTACTACCAGACTGCGCTGGACGCCCCCAACCAGATGCCCTTTGTCCTGCTCGTAGACGGCGAACTCGCTGGCACCACCCGCTACGGCGACCTGCGCTCCCAGGACAGTGGGCTGGAAATCGGCTGGACGTGGCTTCACCCCCGCCACATGCGCACCGGCGTAAACCCCCGTATGAAACGGCTGCTGCTCGCGCACGCCTTCGAGCAGATGCATATGGAGCGCGTGCAACTCAAAACCGACATTCGCAACATCCGCAGCCAGGGCGCCATCGCCAAACTCGGCGCCACCCGCGAAGGCGTCCTGCGCTCCCACATGCGCCGCCCCGACGGCACCATGCGCGACACCGTGATGTTCAGCATCACGCGCAAGGAGTGGCCGGCCGTGAAAGCCCGGCTGACCTGA
- a CDS encoding M23 family metallopeptidase — translation MGRLLSSLFVLVLLGVAAYLLWPLVKNAQRYAALLNAPVPTAQSLPNPLPGAALVDTWGGARSGGRRHEGIDIFAKRNTPIRATTRGIVLNVGPNNLGGKTVTVLGPGGWRHYYAHLERYPNLKRGDWIQAGEVVGYVGDSGNAKGTPTHLHYGIYTSSGATNPYPLLRRR, via the coding sequence ATGGGCCGATTGCTGAGCAGCCTCTTTGTTCTCGTTCTGCTTGGCGTGGCGGCCTACCTGCTGTGGCCGCTGGTGAAGAACGCGCAGCGCTACGCGGCCCTGCTGAACGCCCCGGTGCCCACCGCCCAGAGTTTACCGAACCCGCTTCCGGGCGCGGCACTGGTGGACACGTGGGGCGGAGCGCGCAGTGGGGGGCGCAGGCACGAAGGTATCGACATTTTTGCCAAACGCAACACGCCTATTCGGGCCACGACACGCGGCATCGTCCTGAACGTCGGCCCGAACAACCTGGGCGGTAAGACCGTCACGGTGCTGGGGCCGGGCGGCTGGCGGCACTACTACGCCCATCTGGAACGTTACCCGAACCTCAAGCGGGGAGACTGGATTCAGGCCGGCGAGGTCGTGGGGTACGTCGGAGACAGTGGCAATGCGAAAGGCACGCCCACGCACCTGCATTACGGCATCTATACCAGTTCGGGCGCCACCAACCCCTACCCACTGCTCCGGCGCAGATAA
- the folD gene encoding bifunctional methylenetetrahydrofolate dehydrogenase/methenyltetrahydrofolate cyclohydrolase FolD, whose protein sequence is MTAPDHTAQKLAGPPAAEALLKETAERAAKLTRKPHLSIVRLGEDPASVSYVAGKDAKARATGLSSTVHALPEETTQAELMALIRQLNEDGNVNGILVQLPLPKHINEEAVLLAIDPDKDVDGFHPMNVGRLWTNHPASVPCTPQGVMYLLKHYGIDPAGKRVVVIGRSNIVGRPMAGLLTNAHATVTVAHSKTQDLPAVTREADILIAAIGKAHFVTPDMVKPGAVVIDVGINRQEREGKKPKLLGDVHPDVASVASAMTPVPGGVGPMTIAQLLGNTVAAAEMQAKR, encoded by the coding sequence ATGACTGCACCCGACCACACCGCGCAGAAACTGGCCGGCCCTCCCGCCGCCGAAGCCCTCCTGAAAGAAACCGCCGAGCGGGCCGCGAAACTGACCCGGAAACCGCACCTTTCCATCGTGCGGCTGGGGGAAGACCCGGCCAGCGTGAGTTACGTGGCGGGCAAGGACGCCAAAGCCAGGGCAACGGGCCTGAGCAGCACTGTTCACGCCCTGCCGGAAGAAACCACGCAGGCCGAACTGATGGCCCTGATCCGGCAACTGAACGAGGACGGAAACGTGAACGGCATTCTGGTGCAACTGCCGCTGCCGAAGCACATCAACGAGGAAGCGGTGCTGCTCGCCATCGACCCGGACAAGGATGTGGACGGCTTCCACCCCATGAACGTGGGGCGCCTGTGGACGAACCACCCCGCCAGCGTCCCCTGCACGCCGCAGGGCGTCATGTACCTGCTGAAGCACTACGGCATCGACCCCGCCGGAAAGCGCGTGGTGGTTATCGGGCGCAGCAACATCGTGGGCCGCCCTATGGCTGGCCTCCTGACGAACGCGCACGCCACCGTGACCGTCGCGCACAGCAAAACGCAGGATCTGCCCGCCGTCACCCGCGAAGCTGACATCCTGATTGCCGCCATCGGCAAGGCGCACTTCGTCACGCCGGATATGGTGAAACCCGGCGCCGTGGTCATCGACGTGGGCATTAACCGACAGGAACGCGAAGGCAAGAAACCCAAACTGCTCGGAGACGTTCACCCCGATGTCGCCAGCGTCGCCAGCGCCATGACCCCCGTTCCCGGCGGCGTCGGCCCCATGACCATCGCCCAGTTGCTCGGGAACACCGTCGCCGCAGCGGAAATGCAAGCGAAACGCTGA